Within the Candidatus Methylomirabilota bacterium genome, the region GGCGGTCCTTACGGCAGATCCAAAAGAATCAGCTCTACCTCCCCCTTCGCTCGGACCGAGAGTTCCGGCTCGTCAGCGATCCGTGCCTGGTCGCCTGCGGCAGTCGCAATTCCGTTAATGACGAGACTGCCAGCGATGACAAAGAGATAGGCCTTGCGTCGTAACCTGCTCTTATGGGTCACTCCTTGCCCATCCCTCAGGTGGGATACGTAGATTGTGGCATTTTGGTCTATGGTGAGCGTCCCCGGGATGTCGCCGGCAGAAACGACGGGCAGAAGCCTCCCACTTCGGTCCTCCAGTGTGGATTTGCGCTGTTCCCACCGGGGATCTAATCCCTTCGTTCGGGGAATGATCCAGAGTTGAATGAAGTGGACCGGGTGCTCATTAGAGTGATTGTACTCGGAATGGGCGATCCCCGTGCCTGCCGACATCACCTGCACCTCGCCAGGATGGACAATTCCAATGCTTCCCTGATTGTCCCGGTGTTCTAGCTCCCCTGCGATGACGTAGGTGACAATCTCCATGTCACGGTGCGTATGGGCCCCGAATCCCTGGCCGGGTCGGACCACGTCATCGTTAAAGACGCAGAGCACACTCCAATTCATGTTGGCGGCGTCGTAGTAATCCGAGAAGGAGAAATGCCAATAGGTCGACAACCATCCCCTATCTGTGTGATGTCGTTCCTCGGACTTGATGATTTTTATCATCGTCGCCCCCGTTTTTCCCTTCCTCTGGAGCCATTTTCCTCCCCTTATAGGGAGCCATCGGCGGTTCGCAGAAGACTCAGGATGCCTCTTGGTGACCTCCCTTGACGCTGACGGGTGTCCCCGCTATTGTACCAGTACCTTCAAGAAATTTCTGCGTTCCCCTTGCAGGAGTTGTCCGTGATCTCGAAAAAGGGCTTGCAGAAAAAGGATCACCAATATCTCTGGCACCCCTTTACACAGATGCAGGAGTGGTTTGCGGATGAGCCCCTGATCATCGAGCGGGGGGAGGGCAACTTCCTCATCGACATCGATGGGAACCGGTACCTCGACGGCGTCTCTTCGCTCTGGTGCAATGTTCATGGCCATGGCCGGCGAGAGATCGATGGGGCCATCATCGCGCAGCTGCAACGGATTGCCCATTCGACGCTCTTGGGTCTCTCTCACCCGGCAGCCATTCTGCTGGCGGAGCGGCTGGTGCAGATCGCTCCTTCCGGCCTCGCCAAAGTCTTCTACTCGGACGATGGGGCGACCGCCGTGGAGATCGCCCTGAAGATGGCATTTCAGTACTGGCAACAGAAGAGTTCTGACCGGTTTCGTCAAAAGACCAAGTTCCTGTACTTCACGGGAGCCTATCATGGGGATACCCTGGGTGCCGTGAGTGTGGGGGGCATCGATCTCTTTTACTCCCTGTATAAGCCCCTGCTTTTTGAAGCCACCCCCTTGCCTACCCCTTACGTCTTGGCAGAAAAGGAGGCAGCCCTGGAAGAGGTGCAGCGGATGATTAAGATCCACCATCACGAGGTGGCGGGCCTCATCATGGAACCATTGATCCAGGGGGCAGCAGGGATCCTGCCTTATCCTTCGGGCTTTATGCGAGGGGTCTGGGAACTGTGTCGGGCCAACGAAGTTCTCTTCATCGCCGATGAAGTGGCCACCGGATTCGGTCGGACCGGAAAGATGTTTGCCTGTGAGCATGAGGAAGTCTTGCCAGACCTGCTCGCTGTCGCCAAGGGGCTGACTGGTGGGTACCTCCCC harbors:
- a CDS encoding pirin family protein → MIKIIKSEERHHTDRGWLSTYWHFSFSDYYDAANMNWSVLCVFNDDVVRPGQGFGAHTHRDMEIVTYVIAGELEHRDNQGSIGIVHPGEVQVMSAGTGIAHSEYNHSNEHPVHFIQLWIIPRTKGLDPRWEQRKSTLEDRSGRLLPVVSAGDIPGTLTIDQNATIYVSHLRDGQGVTHKSRLRRKAYLFVIAGSLVINGIATAAGDQARIADEPELSVRAKGEVELILLDLP
- the bioA gene encoding adenosylmethionine--8-amino-7-oxononanoate transaminase, which translates into the protein MISKKGLQKKDHQYLWHPFTQMQEWFADEPLIIERGEGNFLIDIDGNRYLDGVSSLWCNVHGHGRREIDGAIIAQLQRIAHSTLLGLSHPAAILLAERLVQIAPSGLAKVFYSDDGATAVEIALKMAFQYWQQKSSDRFRQKTKFLYFTGAYHGDTLGAVSVGGIDLFYSLYKPLLFEATPLPTPYVLAEKEAALEEVQRMIKIHHHEVAGLIMEPLIQGAAGILPYPSGFMRGVWELCRANEVLFIADEVATGFGRTGKMFACEHEEVLPDLLAVAKGLTGGYLPLAATLTTPEIFDAFLGPVDQTRTFFHGHTYTGNPLGCAAALASLEIFEKERVLERLQPKIAFLEAGLRKLRSLRHVGEIRQVGFMVGIELFDDVTSHRLYAVAKRMGHQVIREARGHGVIIRPLGDVIVLMPPLSVTEDEINLLLDAVYLAIKTVTEGHESR